In one Nocardioides sp. NBC_00368 genomic region, the following are encoded:
- a CDS encoding sensor histidine kinase, whose product MRPPPDVWAALRSAPWRLLASSWPWRALAYLASGAVVGLVVAVLLFALVGVGLLTLVILVGVLVLAGIPLLAALVADVERVRLRLILPGSRPGPAERPTPIAWGDRLRALRRLRISGPEVGYTVLLATVMWLIDAVALNLIITTPGVLVLAPALVRLDGPVAFGPWQLDTPAEAWIAVGPGLVLLIAGLYAATLLAAAQASLARLLLEPAQTRMAAAVADLRRSRVDLVDAFETERGRIERDLHDGAQQRLVALTMTLGLAELEVPEGAGLDLVRQAHAQAETALAELRATVRGIHPRVLVDHGLTAAVHELAAAAGLPVTVDLRVEDRLPAPVEAAAYFVVAEALTNAVRHGRAASARVEGQLTGDRLEVGVRDDGTGGAVARPGGGLAGLATRLAALDGHLEITSPPGGPTEVRMTCPTALP is encoded by the coding sequence ATGAGACCTCCACCCGACGTCTGGGCGGCGCTGCGCTCCGCTCCCTGGCGGCTGCTCGCCTCCAGCTGGCCGTGGCGCGCCCTGGCCTACCTGGCCTCGGGGGCCGTGGTCGGTCTCGTCGTCGCCGTGCTGCTGTTCGCGCTGGTCGGCGTCGGACTGCTGACCCTGGTCATCCTGGTCGGGGTGCTGGTCCTGGCCGGGATCCCGCTGCTGGCGGCGCTCGTCGCCGACGTGGAGCGGGTACGCCTCCGGCTGATCCTCCCCGGCAGCCGTCCGGGACCGGCCGAGCGGCCCACACCGATCGCCTGGGGCGACCGGCTCCGGGCGCTGCGCCGGCTGCGGATCTCCGGGCCCGAGGTGGGCTACACCGTGCTGCTCGCCACGGTCATGTGGCTGATCGACGCCGTCGCGCTCAACCTGATCATCACCACCCCGGGCGTGCTCGTGCTCGCCCCGGCCCTGGTCCGGCTCGACGGTCCCGTCGCGTTCGGCCCCTGGCAGCTCGACACGCCTGCCGAGGCCTGGATCGCCGTGGGCCCGGGACTGGTGCTGCTGATCGCCGGTCTGTACGCCGCCACCCTCCTCGCCGCCGCCCAGGCCAGCCTGGCGCGGCTTCTGCTCGAACCCGCCCAGACCCGGATGGCGGCAGCCGTCGCCGATCTGCGCCGCTCGCGCGTCGACCTGGTCGACGCCTTCGAGACCGAGCGCGGCAGGATCGAGCGCGACCTCCACGACGGCGCGCAGCAGCGCCTGGTCGCGCTGACCATGACGCTCGGACTGGCCGAGCTGGAGGTGCCGGAGGGCGCCGGGCTCGACCTCGTCCGGCAGGCCCATGCTCAGGCGGAGACGGCGCTGGCCGAGCTTCGCGCCACCGTCCGCGGGATCCACCCGCGGGTGCTGGTCGACCACGGGCTCACCGCCGCCGTCCACGAGCTCGCCGCCGCCGCGGGGCTGCCGGTCACCGTCGACCTGCGGGTGGAGGACCGGCTGCCTGCGCCGGTCGAGGCCGCGGCGTACTTCGTGGTCGCCGAGGCGCTCACGAACGCGGTCCGCCACGGCCGTGCCGCCTCGGCCCGCGTCGAGGGGCAGCTGACCGGTGACCGGCTGGAGGTCGGCGTACGCGATGATGGGACCGGCGGCGCCGTCGCGCGTCCCGGAGGCGGGCTCGCCGGCCTGGCCACCCGTCTGGCGGCCCTGGACGGCCACCTGGAGATCACCAGCCCGCCGGGTGGACCGACGGAAGTGAGGATGACGTGCCCGACCGCGCTCCCCTGA
- a CDS encoding ABC transporter ATP-binding protein has protein sequence MTATIPAAVLAPRPPGPPAVVLDDVTRTYRSRSGTVHALRGVSHAFAAGTFTAIMGPSGSGKSTLMQIAAGLDRPTRGSVRVAGTVLAGLNRTTLTKLRRNVMGFVFQQYNLLDALTAYDNVALPARLAGRRPERAEVIGALEQVGLHGLARRRPPELSGGQQQRVAIARALHSRPAVLFADEPTGALDRHAGREVLELLRHLVDAPGTRAPAQTIVMVTHDPLAASYADSVLFLADGQVVGQMERSDPARISARMAELEPVG, from the coding sequence ATGACCGCCACCATCCCGGCCGCCGTCCTTGCGCCCCGGCCGCCCGGCCCGCCCGCCGTCGTCCTCGACGACGTCACCCGCACCTACCGGTCCCGCTCCGGCACGGTCCACGCCCTACGGGGCGTGAGCCATGCCTTCGCCGCGGGTACGTTCACCGCGATCATGGGCCCGTCGGGGTCGGGCAAGTCCACGCTCATGCAGATCGCCGCCGGCCTCGACCGGCCCACCCGGGGCAGCGTCCGGGTCGCCGGGACCGTCCTGGCCGGCCTGAACCGGACGACCCTGACGAAGCTGCGCCGGAACGTGATGGGCTTCGTGTTCCAGCAGTACAACCTGCTCGATGCGCTCACCGCGTACGACAACGTCGCGCTTCCCGCCCGTCTCGCCGGGCGTCGCCCGGAACGTGCCGAGGTGATCGGAGCCCTCGAGCAGGTCGGTCTGCACGGGCTCGCCCGGCGGCGGCCGCCGGAGCTCTCCGGGGGCCAGCAGCAGCGCGTCGCGATCGCGCGTGCGCTGCACTCCCGGCCCGCGGTGCTCTTCGCCGACGAGCCGACCGGCGCGCTGGACCGCCACGCCGGACGCGAGGTGCTCGAGCTGCTGCGGCACCTCGTCGACGCTCCGGGGACCCGCGCGCCGGCGCAGACCATCGTGATGGTCACCCACGACCCGCTCGCCGCCTCGTACGCCGACAGCGTGCTGTTCCTCGCCGACGGCCAGGTGGTCGGGCAGATGGAGCGCAGCGACCCGGCCCGGATCAGCGCCCGCATGGCCGAGCTGGAGCCTGTGGGATGA
- a CDS encoding FtsX-like permease family protein, with amino-acid sequence MNVVVMVSHSLKTLRQSWPPYAGAAVALAGGIALITLATNMLGALGTATDGLDPQTRTRIDDLGSLFGIMAGISLFLALFVVSSTFGFVVATRRRELGLLRLLGATPRQVRTLLLGEAVAVAAVGTVAGCLLGTAVTMPVLHVLHLAGVTPVLLGMPGQGAGWAIAASCGVGVALVGAWRAGARAGRTQPVEALREAVLERRRPTVVQGLVALTAAAGLVATAWFASGMPLLFALLVGMFLPILAVIGANAVGGLLYTELATYAGAAVARRDPAAHLARDLARTSGRMTAAVAAPVVAIMAVAGSMVLAVGATADWSEGADRAALTSELVVRAKRPERIQDVPGVRVSDVRRTAQVGFGGGPEDVEVVDVSSAAATRSLQATRGSLADLHGRAIAVTASYITDLGGRVGQTHRMRVGGRSVKVRLVAVVPDAPNLWADVIVPDDLPGIGRIVRDTGTVFVRTAAGADVTATARAVQDGGAQVSTAEEWVRTVSAEARATNEVVLWVMLGPAGVYAAIAAVNAVLIGMSQRRRQTATARLLGATPAQVRRTTLWETAFTGAGALLVGGAITGFTGWLVRQAVVRDVPDAPLTFPWQALSGITAACLMVLLAAAVAGAYTLRSGEAPD; translated from the coding sequence ATGAACGTCGTCGTGATGGTCTCGCACAGCCTGAAGACCCTGCGCCAGTCCTGGCCGCCGTACGCCGGGGCCGCCGTCGCCCTCGCCGGTGGGATCGCCCTGATCACCCTCGCCACCAACATGCTGGGAGCGCTCGGCACCGCCACCGACGGGCTGGACCCGCAGACGCGCACGCGGATCGACGACCTCGGGTCGCTGTTCGGCATCATGGCCGGCATCTCGCTGTTCCTGGCGCTGTTCGTGGTCTCCTCGACCTTCGGGTTCGTGGTGGCCACCCGGCGTCGCGAGCTCGGCCTGCTCCGTCTGCTCGGCGCGACGCCACGTCAGGTGCGGACGCTGCTGCTCGGTGAGGCGGTCGCGGTGGCGGCCGTAGGCACGGTCGCCGGCTGCCTGCTCGGCACCGCCGTGACGATGCCGGTGCTGCACGTCCTGCACCTGGCCGGGGTCACCCCGGTCCTGCTCGGGATGCCGGGCCAGGGTGCCGGCTGGGCGATCGCCGCCTCCTGCGGGGTCGGTGTCGCGCTCGTCGGCGCCTGGCGCGCGGGCGCCCGCGCCGGACGTACGCAGCCGGTCGAGGCGCTGCGCGAGGCGGTCCTCGAGCGCCGCCGGCCCACGGTGGTCCAAGGGCTGGTCGCGCTCACCGCGGCCGCCGGGCTGGTCGCCACCGCCTGGTTCGCCTCGGGGATGCCGCTGCTGTTCGCCCTGCTCGTGGGCATGTTCCTCCCGATCCTCGCCGTGATCGGAGCGAACGCGGTGGGCGGTCTGCTCTACACCGAGCTGGCGACCTACGCCGGTGCCGCGGTGGCGCGACGGGATCCCGCGGCCCACCTGGCCCGTGACCTCGCCCGCACCAGCGGTCGGATGACCGCCGCGGTGGCGGCGCCGGTCGTGGCCATCATGGCGGTGGCCGGCTCGATGGTGCTCGCGGTCGGCGCGACCGCCGACTGGAGCGAGGGCGCCGACCGGGCCGCGCTCACCTCGGAGCTGGTCGTGCGGGCGAAGCGCCCCGAGCGGATCCAGGACGTGCCCGGGGTGCGCGTGAGCGACGTACGCCGCACGGCGCAGGTCGGATTCGGGGGCGGTCCCGAGGACGTCGAGGTGGTCGACGTCTCCAGTGCGGCCGCCACGCGGAGCCTGCAGGCGACGCGGGGGAGTCTCGCCGACCTGCACGGCCGGGCGATCGCCGTCACCGCCTCCTACATCACCGACCTCGGCGGCCGGGTGGGCCAGACCCACCGGATGCGCGTCGGCGGCCGCAGCGTCAAGGTGCGTCTGGTCGCGGTCGTTCCCGACGCCCCGAACCTGTGGGCCGACGTCATCGTGCCGGACGACCTGCCCGGTATCGGCCGGATCGTTCGCGACACCGGGACGGTCTTCGTGCGCACCGCCGCCGGTGCGGACGTCACTGCGACTGCACGGGCGGTCCAGGACGGCGGAGCACAGGTGAGCACCGCCGAGGAGTGGGTCCGCACCGTTTCCGCCGAGGCCCGCGCCACGAACGAGGTCGTGCTGTGGGTGATGCTCGGCCCGGCCGGGGTCTACGCCGCGATCGCGGCCGTCAACGCGGTCCTGATCGGGATGAGCCAGCGCCGCCGCCAGACCGCCACCGCCCGCCTTCTCGGTGCCACCCCGGCACAGGTGCGCCGGACCACGCTCTGGGAGACGGCGTTCACCGGCGCCGGAGCCCTGCTGGTCGGCGGCGCGATCACCGGCTTCACCGGCTGGCTGGTGCGCCAGGCGGTCGTACGCGACGTACCCGACGCGCCGCTGACGTTCCCCTGGCAGGCCCTGTCCGGGATCACCGCGGCCTGCCTGATGGTGCTCCTCGCCGCCGCTGTCGCCGGGGCGTACACGTTGCGGAGCGGGGAAGCGCCCGACTGA
- a CDS encoding HIT family protein encodes MDGVLTQDGIGEGDGLERLWTPYRMAYIRGENKPSDPSETKCPFCRVPTLEDAEGLVVHRGETCFVVLNLYPYAPGHMMVCPYRHVAGYVETTDEEAAEMAVLTKQAVRTLAGVSQAEGFNIGMNQGTAGGAGIAAHLHQHIVPRWIGDQNFMPIIGRTKTLPQLLTDTRELLAQAWASV; translated from the coding sequence ATGGACGGCGTACTCACCCAGGACGGCATCGGCGAGGGCGACGGTCTCGAGCGGCTGTGGACCCCCTACCGGATGGCCTATATCCGCGGGGAGAACAAGCCCAGCGACCCCTCGGAGACGAAGTGCCCGTTCTGCCGGGTGCCGACGCTCGAGGACGCCGAGGGCCTGGTCGTGCATCGCGGCGAGACCTGCTTCGTCGTGCTCAACCTCTATCCGTACGCCCCGGGCCACATGATGGTGTGCCCCTACCGTCACGTCGCCGGCTACGTCGAGACCACCGACGAGGAGGCCGCCGAGATGGCGGTGCTGACCAAGCAGGCCGTACGCACCCTCGCCGGCGTCTCGCAGGCCGAGGGCTTCAACATCGGGATGAACCAGGGCACCGCCGGTGGCGCGGGCATCGCCGCCCACCTGCACCAGCACATCGTGCCCCGCTGGATCGGCGACCAGAACTTCATGCCGATCATCGGCCGCACCAAGACCCTGCCCCAGCTGCTGACCGACACCCGCGAGCTGCTCGCGCAGGCGTGGGCGTCGGTCTAG
- a CDS encoding GntP family permease, producing the protein MHWLQTSTPGLLLLCAAAIAVLLFLIIKVKLEPFIALFISGIGLAVAAGLSVEQMVGTALASKESLIETGFGGVLGHIALIIGLGTVLGSLLERSGGADVLASKLIAIFGERGTPIAMGLVGLIFGIPVFFDIGIFVLAPLVYVAAHRGGKSLVLYALPVLAGLSMTHAFLPPHPGPTALGGLLGVDLGWLIIMGLLCGLPAFAAAGILFPIWIAPRVQVSVPEEFLVAETEAEEDPTPAAPVSLALVLAVIAVPLILILGATFGTMLLDPGRLLSVLTFLGNPAIALTIAVLLAFWLLGIRRGMKLEEISEFTGASLRPVGMILLVVGAGAFFGSVISATGVGAALAEVLADAGLPVLLLAYVISCGLRIAQGSATVAIVTTGGIVGPTLASGYSQPELAVIAVAIAAGSIILSHVNDGGFWIVSRYFNLTVKQTLATWTVLETVLSVTGFAAAAVAWAIV; encoded by the coding sequence ATGCACTGGCTCCAGACAAGCACCCCCGGCCTGCTGCTGCTCTGCGCAGCGGCGATCGCCGTACTCCTCTTCTTGATCATCAAGGTAAAGCTCGAACCCTTCATCGCCCTCTTCATCAGCGGCATCGGCCTGGCCGTCGCGGCCGGCCTGTCCGTCGAGCAGATGGTCGGCACCGCCCTCGCCTCGAAGGAGTCGCTCATCGAGACCGGCTTCGGCGGCGTACTGGGCCACATCGCGCTCATCATCGGTCTCGGCACCGTGCTCGGATCACTGCTCGAGCGGTCCGGCGGAGCCGACGTCCTCGCCTCGAAGCTGATCGCCATCTTCGGCGAGCGCGGCACCCCGATCGCGATGGGCCTGGTCGGCCTGATCTTCGGCATCCCGGTCTTCTTCGACATCGGCATCTTCGTGCTCGCCCCGCTGGTGTACGTCGCCGCACACCGCGGCGGCAAGTCACTCGTCCTCTACGCCCTGCCCGTGCTGGCCGGCCTGTCGATGACCCACGCGTTCCTACCGCCCCACCCGGGCCCGACGGCCCTGGGCGGTCTCCTCGGCGTCGACCTCGGCTGGCTGATCATCATGGGCCTGCTGTGCGGCCTGCCCGCGTTCGCGGCGGCCGGCATCCTGTTCCCGATCTGGATCGCCCCGCGGGTCCAGGTCTCGGTGCCCGAGGAGTTCCTGGTCGCGGAGACCGAGGCCGAGGAGGACCCGACGCCCGCCGCCCCGGTCTCGCTCGCCCTCGTTCTCGCCGTCATCGCCGTGCCGCTGATCCTGATCCTCGGCGCGACCTTCGGCACGATGCTGCTCGACCCGGGCCGGCTGCTCAGCGTGCTCACCTTCCTGGGCAACCCGGCGATCGCACTCACCATCGCCGTGCTCCTGGCCTTCTGGCTGCTCGGCATCCGGCGCGGCATGAAGCTCGAGGAGATCTCGGAGTTCACCGGCGCCTCGCTGCGGCCGGTCGGCATGATCCTGCTCGTCGTCGGCGCCGGTGCCTTCTTCGGCTCCGTCATCTCCGCGACCGGCGTGGGCGCCGCTCTCGCCGAGGTGCTCGCCGACGCCGGCCTGCCGGTCCTCCTGCTGGCCTACGTGATCTCCTGCGGGCTCCGGATCGCGCAGGGCTCCGCGACCGTGGCGATCGTGACCACCGGCGGCATCGTCGGCCCGACGCTCGCCTCGGGCTACTCCCAGCCCGAGCTCGCCGTGATCGCCGTCGCGATCGCCGCCGGCTCGATCATCCTCAGCCACGTCAACGACGGCGGCTTCTGGATCGTCTCGCGCTACTTCAACCTCACCGTGAAGCAGACGCTGGCGACCTGGACCGTGCTGGAGACGGTGCTCTCGGTCACCGGCTTCGCGGCCGCCGCCGTCGCCTGGGCGATCGTCTGA
- a CDS encoding bifunctional 4-hydroxy-2-oxoglutarate aldolase/2-dehydro-3-deoxy-phosphogluconate aldolase — translation MSNSVIDTLRADQALVVVRATRIDDPVALCDALAAGGIRTVELTYTTPGLTDLLADVAARASDDIVIGAGTVLTADQARAALAAGARFLVTPGLPADAAQIVAEGHAAGAAVVLGALTPTEVLTATALGADAVKIFPARAVGPRYFSDLRGPFPEVALIPSGGVDEDNAAEFLRAGAIAVTAGTSVVEPADVDEARWEQITTNAARFRAALR, via the coding sequence ATGAGCAACTCCGTGATCGACACCCTCCGCGCCGACCAGGCGCTGGTCGTCGTACGCGCCACCCGGATCGACGATCCCGTCGCGCTCTGCGACGCACTGGCCGCCGGCGGCATCCGGACCGTCGAGCTGACCTATACGACGCCGGGCCTCACCGACCTGCTCGCCGACGTCGCCGCGCGCGCCAGTGACGACATCGTCATCGGCGCCGGGACGGTGCTGACCGCCGACCAGGCGCGTGCCGCGCTGGCGGCCGGAGCCCGGTTCCTGGTGACGCCGGGCCTTCCGGCCGACGCGGCGCAGATCGTGGCCGAGGGCCACGCCGCGGGCGCGGCCGTCGTCCTCGGCGCGCTCACCCCGACCGAGGTCCTCACCGCGACCGCGCTGGGCGCCGACGCGGTCAAGATCTTCCCGGCCCGGGCCGTGGGCCCGCGCTACTTCTCCGACCTGCGGGGCCCGTTCCCCGAGGTCGCCCTGATCCCTTCCGGCGGAGTCGATGAAGACAACGCCGCGGAGTTCCTGCGGGCCGGCGCCATCGCCGTGACCGCCGGGACGTCGGTGGTCGAGCCCGCCGACGTCGACGAGGCCCGGTGGGAGCAGATCACCACCAACGCCGCCCGGTTCCGCGCAGCGCTGCGCTGA